The DNA segment AGCACGCTCAGGTCGGCAACCTCGGCCTCGGGTTCAACGACGTCCCGGATCCCGGCGCGCATGGCGCTGAGCACCACACTGGGGGTGGGGGTGGTGGCGAGAAGAACGCTGACTTCGGGGAACTGCACCTCAAACTCGTCGGCAAGCTGCAGTGCGTCATCGAGGGGAACCCCTGGCCCGAGCATCAGTACGTCGAGAAGCCGGGGATCTGGAAGCTGGGCAACCAGCTCCTGCGCACCCGTCGGAAAAGCCGAGCCCGGCCAGGAATGTATTTCTCCCTCGAGTACTCCCGACGCCGCTTCCGTGAGTCGCTGGAGAAAGTCAGGAGCTGCGGTGACTATCGCGTAGCGGCTCATTCGTAAATCTCATCTGCAGTGATCGGCCGGGTGCCGTCCTCGGTGGCTGTCGCCGGTTCTTTTGAAAGCCAGATCCTGCCAAATTCTTGCCCATAGACGACTTTCTCGGCGTCAGGTGCTGGGCGGGCTACCGTCACCAAGACGCTTCCGGCAGGAATTGGGGTGGAGCCTGGAACATTCGATTCCTCCACCTGCTCTGGCAAGCCCTGAACGTTTGTGACCAGTACTTTATGCAGGGTGAGGTGGCTTACAGCCAGCGGATTTTCTTCACCGCCGCCTTCCAGCGATATAAAGACGCCGACCGTGTCCCCGGGACGTATCTGGCCACCAACGGCACGCTGGGGCTCCAGAAGAATGGTGACTTCCTGCATGCCCTCGGGCACCTCGACCACTGAGTCTTCACTGAGCTCCGCCGGGTCAACAAACCGGCTGCTCAACACCTGCTCACCAGCTACCAACTCCACACTGGTTACCAGGCCGGCGACCTGATCAAGGCTCACGATTGCGTCTGCGGGTACCACTTTGGCGGGGACTGCCTCCTCGCTCACCAGCTCGACTATGCCCTCGGCAGTAGTGCCCTCGGGGATTGAGATTCCGTTCCGGACCACCAGGACTGTCTGGGTTTCGGTGCCAGCCAGAGCCCGCTGCTCGGAGGCGCTGACGTATTGCACCAGGAGCACGGCGCCGATCACTGCAAGGACGACGGCGGCTATCGCACCGATGATTCGGCTTTTCACTGGAAATTCCCTTACTGGCTTAGCGTGACAAAGAAGGCGTTTAACTCGTCTCCGCCGAGCTCTTCGACGCCGAAGGACTCGAGGTCTTCGAGGGAGACCAGGGTAATGAATTTGCCCTTGATTCCGGCGCAGTTGTTGCAGCCGGTCT comes from the Arthrobacter sp. CAN_C5 genome and includes:
- a CDS encoding Flp pilus assembly protein CpaB — protein: MKSRIIGAIAAVVLAVIGAVLLVQYVSASEQRALAGTETQTVLVVRNGISIPEGTTAEGIVELVSEEAVPAKVVPADAIVSLDQVAGLVTSVELVAGEQVLSSRFVDPAELSEDSVVEVPEGMQEVTILLEPQRAVGGQIRPGDTVGVFISLEGGGEENPLAVSHLTLHKVLVTNVQGLPEQVEESNVPGSTPIPAGSVLVTVARPAPDAEKVVYGQEFGRIWLSKEPATATEDGTRPITADEIYE